Proteins encoded within one genomic window of Formosa agariphila KMM 3901:
- a CDS encoding M16 family metallopeptidase yields the protein MKYLFSLFITISVSFLGNSQNLNLDNPLPVDSSIIKGVLPNGMTYYIKSTDVVKGASSYYIIQNVGSILENDNQQGLAHFLEHMAFNGTQNFPGKRMLNTLQAHGAVFGKDINAYTSFDETVYNLTNIPNEDGMVDTCLTILNDWSNYLLLSDEEIDAERGVIKEEWRTGQSGQKRLYESSMPVKFNNSKYVNRLPIGLMSVVEGFDYKDLRDFYHDWYRTDLQAIAVIGDFDVNEIELKIKNKFSKIPAVKNSKERYYVNIPEHEKLLYSFGTDPEVSRSSISLGIRHKKTLKPETIADFKQSLLESLAVNMLSSRISEQVQDPNASFLSASTGYSTMVRTSKVFSMSVYPKPNQQQQAFKDVLIEVNRAVKFGYNQSEIDRNINLFKTSYENQISMWATRSHKSIEGTIQSNFLNNSTMTDINKEYELAKVLLNQITAQEIHNTIKRLYSKSNRFINVIGVDGQNNLTETEAIQIIKEVENDSNLTPYTEVLDKKTIVSSLKIVPGKIASVEVDKEVEATTYVLSNNVKVHYKFANKQKNIVSLSAVSYGGKTLINDEDLASASVITSLVSNSGVTDFSAIELKKFLAGKTASVNLNIGEFTETVIGGSNTKDVETMLQLVHAYFVKPRFDENAYQVLENNIENYLVSRGKDVEEKIKDSITYTLYGENNPKRHILNKAYAEAISLENIESIYNERFENVSDFEFFIVGDISETQLKPLLETFLASIPSKNIKENFIASNQPEWISETIDKEIYLEMEDPKASVNMAYMLEMPYSIKNAVVTQVLGDLLQLRVTETVRESEGGAYSPRASASFSREPKPEANVSFNFDCNPEMADKLVNVVKQEFLKISEGTIKQNELGKIKANYFRERAQAKDNNGYYMRKIIRYYRYNENMDDPDNFENLINSIKEQDIQHLANQILNESKTYEIIIKPKH from the coding sequence ATGAAATATTTATTTTCATTATTCATTACTATATCGGTTAGTTTTTTAGGGAATAGCCAAAATTTAAATTTAGACAATCCTTTACCTGTAGACTCAAGTATTATTAAAGGTGTATTGCCAAATGGGATGACTTATTATATAAAAAGTACAGATGTTGTTAAAGGTGCAAGTAGTTATTATATTATTCAAAATGTTGGGTCTATTTTAGAGAATGATAATCAACAAGGTTTAGCTCATTTTTTAGAGCATATGGCTTTTAATGGGACGCAAAATTTTCCAGGAAAAAGGATGCTAAATACACTGCAGGCCCATGGTGCTGTTTTTGGAAAAGATATAAATGCTTATACATCTTTCGATGAAACTGTTTATAATTTAACTAACATTCCGAATGAGGATGGAATGGTAGACACTTGTTTAACAATTTTAAATGATTGGTCTAACTACTTGCTGTTATCAGATGAAGAAATAGATGCAGAACGCGGTGTAATTAAAGAAGAATGGAGAACAGGACAAAGTGGTCAAAAGCGTTTATATGAAAGTTCAATGCCTGTAAAATTTAATAATTCTAAATATGTAAATAGATTGCCAATAGGGCTAATGTCTGTTGTTGAGGGATTTGATTATAAGGATTTACGCGACTTTTATCATGATTGGTATAGAACAGATTTGCAAGCAATAGCAGTTATTGGAGATTTCGATGTAAATGAAATAGAATTAAAAATTAAAAATAAATTTTCAAAAATACCTGCAGTTAAAAATTCGAAGGAAAGGTATTACGTGAACATTCCAGAACATGAAAAGTTGTTATATAGTTTTGGTACAGATCCAGAAGTATCTAGATCATCAATTTCTCTTGGCATACGTCATAAAAAAACTTTAAAACCAGAAACTATAGCCGATTTTAAACAATCACTTTTAGAGTCTTTAGCCGTAAATATGTTGTCTTCTAGAATTTCAGAACAAGTTCAAGACCCAAATGCTAGTTTTTTATCTGCAAGTACGGGATATAGCACAATGGTTAGAACTTCTAAAGTGTTTAGCATGAGTGTGTATCCTAAGCCAAATCAACAACAACAAGCATTTAAAGACGTGTTAATTGAAGTAAATCGTGCCGTTAAATTTGGTTATAATCAGTCAGAAATAGATAGAAATATAAACTTGTTTAAAACGTCATACGAAAATCAAATTTCTATGTGGGCTACTCGTAGCCATAAAAGTATTGAAGGAACTATTCAAAGTAATTTTTTGAATAATAGTACAATGACAGATATAAATAAAGAGTATGAATTAGCTAAAGTATTGTTAAATCAAATTACAGCACAAGAGATTCATAATACTATTAAGAGGCTTTATTCTAAATCTAATAGATTTATTAATGTAATTGGTGTTGATGGGCAAAACAATTTAACTGAAACAGAAGCTATTCAAATTATAAAAGAAGTTGAAAATGATTCTAATTTAACCCCATATACAGAAGTTTTAGACAAAAAAACAATTGTTTCTAGTTTAAAAATTGTGCCAGGCAAAATTGCAAGTGTTGAGGTTGATAAAGAGGTTGAAGCTACAACATATGTTTTAAGCAATAATGTCAAAGTGCATTATAAATTTGCCAATAAACAGAAAAATATAGTGTCTTTAAGTGCTGTAAGTTATGGGGGTAAAACTTTAATAAACGATGAAGATTTAGCATCAGCAAGTGTTATAACATCTCTAGTGTCAAATTCTGGAGTAACAGATTTTTCAGCTATCGAGTTAAAAAAGTTTTTAGCAGGTAAAACGGCTAGTGTAAATCTGAATATTGGAGAATTTACAGAAACGGTTATAGGTGGTTCAAATACTAAGGATGTAGAAACAATGTTACAGCTAGTTCATGCGTATTTTGTAAAACCGCGTTTCGATGAAAATGCATATCAAGTTCTCGAAAATAATATAGAAAATTATCTAGTTAGTAGAGGTAAAGATGTTGAAGAAAAAATTAAAGATAGTATTACCTATACTCTTTATGGCGAAAATAACCCTAAAAGACACATTTTAAATAAAGCTTATGCAGAGGCGATTTCTTTAGAAAATATAGAATCTATTTATAATGAGAGATTTGAAAATGTCTCAGATTTTGAATTTTTCATTGTTGGAGATATTTCTGAAACACAATTAAAACCTCTATTAGAGACTTTTTTAGCAAGTATTCCATCTAAGAATATAAAAGAAAATTTTATTGCTAGTAATCAGCCAGAATGGATTTCAGAAACGATAGATAAAGAAATCTATTTAGAAATGGAAGATCCAAAAGCATCTGTTAATATGGCTTACATGTTGGAAATGCCTTATTCAATTAAAAATGCCGTAGTAACACAAGTTTTAGGTGATTTATTACAATTGCGAGTTACTGAAACGGTGCGAGAGTCTGAAGGAGGTGCCTATAGTCCTAGAGCATCTGCAAGCTTTTCTAGAGAGCCAAAACCAGAAGCTAACGTTTCATTTAATTTTGATTGTAATCCAGAAATGGCAGATAAATTAGTTAATGTGGTAAAGCAAGAATTCTTAAAAATTTCTGAAGGGACAATTAAGCAAAATGAGTTAGGTAAAATTAAAGCTAATTATTTTAGGGAACGTGCACAAGCTAAGGATAATAATGGGTATTACATGCGAAAGATAATTAGGTATTATAGATATAACGAGAACATGGATGATCCTGATAATTTCGAAAATTTGATAAATTCTATTAAAGAACAGGATATTCAACATCTAGCGAATCAAATTTTGAATGAAAGTAAAACCTATGAAATAATAATTAAACCAAAACATTAA
- a CDS encoding thioredoxin family protein, with translation MLSLSFFTKINAQGINFFEGTYEEALAEAGKRNVPLFIDFYADWCAPCKMMDKQVYVDTELGKYYNENFVSVKLDVESEINANLVKEREITSMPTLLFVDAQGNSLSRVSSALDIQELMDMGQTVKGDVKNFEEIYDEYKEDKDDLVVMGELLAKAPSFVTIQTGANKQKWITRVNKIFEEYIDKKIVMKNGLINKSDYSTITTFYKTQGTNDRVIEYMVANFDQYLADVGEPVAFYIIRYNTELAEELAKNGDTSYMTHVERIKGDMKPVYSVVKNNDITSQYEMAKANCDALYALYQDKDVDTYITLKNKYFEIQGEDVSSMGLARAAQMMYESAGNNITNEQHEQAISWITKSLESNDMPIMNRINVIALLGDVYKKTDNRESAEKAYNQAYLESAQIEQLRSQRYIQLLLKRKIEMLKLE, from the coding sequence ATGTTAAGTTTAAGCTTCTTCACAAAAATTAATGCTCAAGGAATAAACTTTTTTGAGGGAACTTATGAAGAGGCGTTAGCTGAAGCAGGCAAGAGAAATGTACCATTATTTATAGATTTTTATGCCGATTGGTGTGCACCTTGTAAAATGATGGATAAGCAAGTATATGTAGATACAGAACTAGGTAAATATTATAATGAAAATTTCGTCTCTGTAAAATTAGACGTCGAAAGTGAAATTAATGCTAACCTTGTAAAGGAGAGAGAAATTACTTCAATGCCAACATTGTTATTTGTAGATGCTCAAGGAAACTCACTATCTAGAGTTAGTAGTGCTCTAGATATTCAAGAATTAATGGACATGGGCCAGACTGTAAAAGGAGACGTGAAAAATTTTGAAGAAATTTATGATGAATATAAGGAAGATAAAGATGATTTAGTAGTTATGGGGGAGCTTTTAGCTAAAGCCCCCAGTTTTGTAACAATCCAAACAGGAGCTAATAAACAAAAGTGGATTACTAGAGTCAATAAAATTTTTGAAGAATATATTGATAAAAAAATTGTAATGAAAAATGGTTTAATTAATAAATCAGACTACTCTACGATAACTACTTTTTATAAAACACAGGGAACCAATGATAGAGTGATTGAATATATGGTTGCTAACTTCGACCAATATCTAGCAGATGTTGGAGAGCCTGTAGCTTTTTATATAATTAGATATAATACAGAGTTGGCAGAAGAACTAGCAAAAAATGGTGATACAAGTTATATGACTCATGTCGAGCGTATAAAAGGAGATATGAAACCAGTATATAGTGTGGTTAAAAATAATGACATTACTTCTCAATACGAAATGGCTAAAGCAAATTGTGATGCTCTTTATGCTTTATACCAAGATAAAGATGTTGATACCTATATCACTTTAAAAAATAAATATTTTGAAATTCAAGGAGAAGATGTCTCTTCAATGGGACTAGCTCGAGCAGCTCAAATGATGTATGAATCTGCTGGTAATAATATTACTAACGAACAACACGAACAAGCTATTAGTTGGATTACAAAATCATTAGAATCAAATGATATGCCTATTATGAATCGTATTAATGTTATCGCTTTACTGGGAGATGTTTATAAAAAAACAGATAATCGTGAATCTGCAGAAAAAGCTTATAATCAAGCGTATTTAGAAAGTGCTCAAATAGAACAATTACGCTCTCAGAGATATATTCAACTACTTCTAAAACGAAAAATTGAAATGTTGAAATTAGAGTAA
- a CDS encoding fasciclin domain-containing protein, producing MKKILVYLLVIFSAFSCTTQDNLIDSGLANGELSDKTIYEYLLTDDYNWDLTVQMIEHAGLTDVFNGIDPNYPQVMFMGLTSHSIRKWIYTQNLESVSQTDPEVCRQILLNHLFEDVYLRDEIPLIQDGGVYITSIGGAEIQLFTEEDIDLIYGVGPVLVKFNSADGTSIRFAQIASADIHPSNGIVHSMHYDYIIDKL from the coding sequence ATGAAAAAAATATTAGTATATCTCCTTGTTATCTTCTCAGCTTTCAGTTGTACTACGCAGGATAACCTTATTGACAGTGGTTTAGCTAATGGAGAATTGTCAGATAAAACCATTTACGAGTATTTATTAACAGATGATTACAATTGGGATCTTACTGTACAAATGATAGAACATGCAGGATTAACAGATGTGTTTAATGGAATTGACCCAAACTATCCTCAGGTGATGTTCATGGGATTAACTTCTCATTCAATCAGAAAATGGATTTATACTCAGAATTTAGAATCGGTAAGTCAAACAGACCCAGAAGTTTGTAGACAGATTTTGTTAAATCACTTATTTGAAGATGTTTATTTAAGAGATGAAATTCCTTTAATTCAAGATGGAGGCGTTTATATTACTTCTATAGGAGGAGCTGAAATTCAGCTGTTTACAGAAGAGGATATAGATTTAATTTATGGTGTTGGTCCTGTGCTTGTTAAATTTAACTCTGCAGACGGTACGAGTATAAGATTTGCTCAAATTGCTTCGGCCGATATACATCCTTCAAACGGAATTGTGCACTCTATGCACTATGATTACATTATTGACAAACTTTAA
- a CDS encoding RagB/SusD family nutrient uptake outer membrane protein, whose product MKQYLILLICLAGMLNSCADSLDITPEDRQSITNAFDDDDELMGFLISIEGYIQRVIKNDSHQAMGAAADRCDNSGYSNLRDLVPATVTSSFYSDWSPYYDIIYLCNLMLENVHQAEGNISQERIDFYISQAKFCKGWMYFELGRIWGNAIITTSTNNFEPYANSTDYEVIAEAINNMEEAYEMLGSYGELTDNNGELLLSKQYGTKGAAAGLLAHIYAWQGSMAELYNWPGISSSEAYEQSIKWSTKLISGEDSGLYNLAIDIPTMLEQNFSGWEPSTRLMASESILEVQRFYLEDNSVGYISPIIERYVTWPVDYNDGTSTIEGAAVTFKFEASTIQNMYKGEDERKETYFYKVDSMATAGHQFSYPYKVSNGVFRVVSQTTGITRMTGLDCNNIYIRLAGIYLLRAECYAKLGNEANAITDLNTIRNRAKAELYPAEGDADIQYAIFKEREKELLMENGRYYDVLRNNYIDTELPPAFALLSDQDIQDGALYLNIGEAAFTNNTLLKQNIYWYRVQ is encoded by the coding sequence ATGAAACAGTATTTAATTCTTTTAATATGTCTCGCAGGAATGCTTAATTCTTGCGCAGATTCACTAGATATAACTCCAGAAGATAGACAGTCTATAACCAATGCATTTGATGATGACGATGAGTTAATGGGGTTTTTAATCAGTATCGAAGGGTATATTCAACGTGTTATAAAAAATGATTCGCATCAGGCCATGGGGGCGGCAGCAGATAGATGCGATAATTCGGGCTATTCAAATTTAAGAGACCTAGTACCTGCTACTGTAACCTCTTCATTTTATAGTGATTGGTCACCGTATTACGATATTATATATCTATGTAATTTAATGTTAGAAAATGTTCATCAAGCTGAAGGAAACATATCTCAAGAACGAATAGATTTTTACATAAGTCAAGCTAAATTTTGCAAAGGATGGATGTATTTTGAATTAGGACGTATTTGGGGGAATGCTATAATTACAACAAGTACTAATAATTTTGAACCCTATGCTAATAGTACAGATTACGAGGTTATTGCTGAGGCAATTAACAATATGGAAGAAGCTTATGAAATGCTAGGTAGTTATGGCGAATTAACAGACAACAATGGTGAATTGCTACTTTCAAAACAATACGGTACTAAAGGAGCAGCTGCAGGTTTGTTGGCACATATATACGCTTGGCAAGGTAGTATGGCCGAACTTTATAATTGGCCAGGAATTTCTTCTTCAGAGGCTTACGAGCAATCTATAAAATGGTCAACTAAATTAATATCTGGAGAAGACTCTGGATTATATAACCTTGCAATAGATATTCCTACCATGCTAGAACAAAATTTTTCTGGCTGGGAGCCTTCAACTCGATTAATGGCGAGTGAGAGTATTTTAGAAGTTCAACGTTTTTATTTAGAGGATAATTCTGTAGGATATATTAGTCCTATCATAGAGAGGTATGTAACTTGGCCTGTAGATTATAACGACGGTACATCTACTATTGAAGGTGCAGCCGTAACCTTTAAGTTTGAAGCTTCTACAATACAAAATATGTATAAAGGAGAAGATGAAAGAAAAGAAACCTATTTCTATAAAGTAGATTCTATGGCAACAGCAGGACATCAATTTTCCTATCCTTATAAGGTTAGTAATGGTGTATTTAGAGTTGTAAGTCAAACCACTGGAATTACTAGAATGACAGGGTTAGATTGTAATAATATTTACATTAGACTTGCAGGAATTTATCTTTTAAGAGCAGAGTGTTATGCTAAATTAGGTAATGAAGCAAATGCTATAACCGATTTAAATACAATTAGAAATAGAGCTAAAGCAGAGCTTTATCCAGCCGAAGGAGATGCAGACATACAGTATGCTATTTTTAAAGAAAGAGAGAAAGAACTTTTAATGGAAAATGGTAGGTATTACGATGTGTTAAGAAATAATTATATCGATACAGAATTACCTCCTGCTTTTGCATTATTAAGTGATCAAGATATTCAAGATGGAGCTCTATATCTAAATATTGGAGAGGCTGCATTTACAAATAATACGCTTTTAAAGCAAAACATATACTGGTACAGAGTACAATAA
- a CDS encoding SusC/RagA family TonB-linked outer membrane protein codes for MKRSIFIFALLFFNVAAFAYAQKINLKKGKVPLHEALKEVREQANVELFYSNKGLDLNRLVEANFYNVDFEDAISKLIGKNFELKNQGNQLYLIVPAKTVQQDILTVRGVVQNQKGEKLPGATVKVKGTLNGVSTNIEGKFVIEVPVESGITSKLVVSFVGYKNSELTIGENTNLLVTLEEDINSLDEVTVVAYGERNQKELINSVASVKADAIKDMPAANLENLMQGQMAGVAVVNQSGAPGGTGSIVSIRGQNSLRVTGPDGTVLNDGSPLYVVDGIPIISENNTDLSVSGLADIDPSTIESMEVLKDASATAMYGSRANNGVILITTKKGKTGKAEIKANVSTGYSILPKTPVQTLGNAERQFAIKFIKGATTAYYDFATRTYIVPQSYEDSWNKYGTFDWFWGNGVRNGAYQPAVQDSLNSYYNNNSNWWDYFFQTGKTTNVNLQVNGGTELFRYNVSAGHYKEEGIMPGSAFKRYNLTANLDLNPRKNLSITSTNYFAYTNRGIGGSSNNGAAYMVGSPISVSSLSSIDNPIAIEQANRIADTEQKNNTYRLRSGLRIGLDLAPGLKFTSSPAVDLSLATSNIFIPSYLDDQYGLSKVSAYNTMGVMLNWENLLNYNKTFNEKHNFELLLGQGYTSRINNASIGYGSGMSSNDIHYVPQIPASNAVIEQNGVSIFTRNYSSTYSKTVLLSYFGRVAYNFNEKYLFEGTIRRDGSSTFGDGKKWGTFPSLAAGWNFSSENFMNDAWWLSSGKLRASWGVTGIQFNDPYLAQGTVSDASSPYFLNVPGLAPDQVSYDNLNWEESQQYDIGLDVNLFDYRVKIVADYYYKYNKDQIYNAPLPGDVYFKDKTWRNTFSTSNQGIEFAVQADIFRDTEVKWTSSFNIARNYNKFEESYNNRDVDNFILGNPLFGFNVYVQDGFIESEEDIPVYYNVDGSVNLQNQGSSLYPTQVGMKKIKDLNDDGRINELDKVYKGSPLPKATGGFNNRITWKNFDLNFLFTYTLSKSLINAVPYSSYLNSRDPSVGPLLLDVNNAEFWSQQGFDNANGDYNPMFPSANLGYSPQADPMVDTNIETVNYLRLKRLNISYNFNQDWMKNIGLESTRVFITAENLFLITNYSGLDPEAVNITGVDNLDSYPLPRVFTLGCSINF; via the coding sequence ATGAAACGGTCTATTTTTATTTTTGCTCTTCTGTTTTTTAACGTAGCGGCTTTTGCTTATGCCCAGAAAATTAATTTAAAAAAGGGAAAAGTACCGCTTCATGAAGCCTTAAAAGAAGTAAGAGAACAAGCCAATGTTGAGTTGTTTTATAGTAATAAAGGGCTCGATTTAAATAGGTTAGTAGAAGCTAATTTTTATAATGTTGATTTTGAAGATGCTATTTCTAAATTGATAGGAAAAAACTTCGAATTAAAAAATCAAGGCAATCAATTGTATTTAATTGTTCCTGCTAAAACGGTTCAACAAGATATTTTAACTGTACGTGGTGTTGTACAAAATCAGAAAGGAGAAAAGTTACCTGGTGCTACAGTAAAAGTAAAAGGGACTTTGAATGGTGTTTCTACTAATATTGAAGGAAAATTCGTTATTGAAGTACCCGTAGAATCGGGTATAACTTCAAAGCTAGTTGTTTCTTTTGTTGGGTATAAGAATTCTGAACTAACTATAGGTGAAAATACCAATTTATTAGTAACGCTTGAAGAGGATATAAATTCTTTAGATGAAGTTACTGTAGTAGCTTATGGTGAGAGAAATCAAAAAGAACTTATTAATTCTGTGGCTTCTGTAAAGGCAGATGCTATTAAGGATATGCCAGCTGCAAATCTTGAGAATCTTATGCAGGGGCAGATGGCGGGTGTAGCTGTAGTTAACCAATCTGGAGCTCCTGGAGGTACAGGTTCAATTGTTAGTATTCGAGGTCAAAATTCGTTACGGGTAACAGGTCCAGATGGTACGGTTTTAAACGATGGTTCGCCGCTGTATGTAGTAGATGGTATCCCTATTATTTCAGAAAATAATACAGACTTGTCTGTAAGCGGATTAGCAGATATTGATCCTTCTACAATTGAATCTATGGAGGTGTTAAAAGATGCATCAGCTACAGCTATGTATGGCTCTAGAGCTAATAACGGTGTAATACTTATAACTACAAAAAAAGGTAAAACAGGAAAGGCAGAAATTAAAGCTAATGTGTCAACAGGATATTCTATTCTACCTAAAACACCTGTACAAACTTTAGGGAATGCTGAGCGTCAATTTGCTATTAAATTTATTAAAGGAGCTACGACAGCGTATTATGACTTTGCAACTAGAACATATATTGTACCTCAATCATATGAAGATTCATGGAATAAGTATGGAACATTTGACTGGTTCTGGGGTAATGGTGTTAGAAATGGTGCATATCAACCTGCTGTACAGGATAGTCTAAATTCATATTATAATAATAATTCAAACTGGTGGGATTACTTTTTCCAAACAGGAAAAACTACTAATGTAAATCTTCAAGTAAATGGGGGTACCGAATTATTTAGATATAATGTTTCAGCAGGGCACTATAAAGAAGAAGGTATAATGCCTGGATCGGCTTTTAAGCGATATAATTTAACTGCAAACTTGGATCTTAATCCAAGAAAAAACCTATCAATTACTTCAACAAATTATTTTGCTTATACCAACAGAGGTATAGGAGGTAGCAGTAATAATGGTGCTGCTTATATGGTTGGTTCTCCAATTTCGGTTTCTTCATTAAGCTCTATAGATAATCCTATAGCTATAGAACAGGCTAATAGAATTGCAGATACAGAACAAAAAAATAATACCTATAGATTACGTTCTGGCCTGCGAATTGGATTAGATTTAGCACCTGGTCTAAAATTCACATCATCACCTGCTGTAGATTTATCTCTTGCAACGAGTAATATTTTTATTCCATCTTATTTAGATGATCAATATGGGTTATCTAAAGTTTCTGCGTATAACACAATGGGGGTTATGTTGAATTGGGAAAACTTATTGAATTATAATAAAACCTTTAATGAAAAACACAACTTTGAACTCTTGTTAGGACAAGGGTATACCTCTAGAATTAATAATGCTAGTATAGGTTATGGTAGCGGAATGTCTAGTAATGATATTCATTACGTACCTCAAATTCCAGCTTCAAATGCTGTAATAGAGCAAAATGGTGTTTCAATTTTTACAAGAAACTATTCTTCTACCTATAGTAAAACGGTTTTACTGAGTTATTTCGGTAGAGTGGCGTATAATTTTAATGAAAAATATTTATTTGAAGGTACTATAAGAAGAGATGGTTCTAGTACGTTTGGCGATGGTAAAAAATGGGGAACATTCCCATCACTAGCTGCAGGATGGAATTTTTCCAGCGAAAATTTTATGAATGATGCATGGTGGTTGTCTTCTGGTAAGTTAAGAGCATCATGGGGTGTAACGGGGATACAATTTAACGACCCATATTTAGCACAAGGTACCGTGTCCGATGCCAGTTCGCCATACTTTCTAAATGTTCCTGGTTTAGCTCCAGATCAAGTGTCTTATGATAATTTAAATTGGGAAGAATCTCAACAATACGATATCGGTTTAGATGTTAATTTATTTGATTATCGTGTAAAGATTGTTGCAGATTATTATTACAAATATAACAAAGACCAAATCTATAATGCTCCACTTCCTGGTGATGTATATTTTAAAGATAAAACATGGAGAAATACCTTTTCAACGTCTAATCAAGGTATTGAGTTCGCGGTTCAAGCTGACATCTTTAGAGATACAGAGGTTAAATGGACAAGTAGTTTTAATATAGCAAGGAACTATAATAAATTTGAGGAAAGCTATAACAATCGAGATGTAGACAATTTTATTTTAGGAAATCCTTTATTTGGGTTTAATGTATATGTCCAAGATGGATTTATTGAAAGTGAAGAAGATATTCCTGTATACTACAATGTTGATGGTTCTGTAAATTTACAAAATCAAGGGAGTAGTTTGTACCCAACTCAGGTAGGAATGAAAAAAATTAAGGATTTAAATGACGATGGCCGTATTAATGAATTAGATAAAGTATATAAGGGGTCTCCATTACCAAAAGCAACTGGAGGTTTTAATAACCGTATAACTTGGAAAAACTTCGATTTAAACTTTTTATTTACTTATACACTTTCTAAATCACTTATTAATGCCGTGCCATATTCATCTTATCTAAATAGTAGAGACCCTAGTGTTGGCCCTTTATTATTAGATGTTAATAATGCCGAATTTTGGTCACAACAGGGGTTTGATAATGCGAATGGCGATTACAACCCAATGTTCCCTTCTGCTAATTTAGGATATAGTCCTCAAGCTGATCCTATGGTAGATACTAATATTGAAACGGTTAATTATTTAAGGTTAAAACGTTTAAATATCTCCTATAATTTTAATCAAGATTGGATGAAAAATATTGGGTTAGAATCTACTCGTGTGTTTATTACGGCAGAAAATCTATTCTTAATTACTAATTATTCAGGACTAGATCCTGAGGCTGTTAATATAACAGGGGTCGATAATCTTGATAGTTATCCGTTACCTAGAGTATTCACTTTAGGTTGTTCAATAAATTTCTAA
- a CDS encoding FecR family protein, which translates to MKDNQYKIQDFQDLIEKHLEGKITIEEVKKLVNYYESFQETHEWVEELGAESKLESKMLINILETIQIEKPSKVIPLYKKSFFKYVVAASLIAISFGLTYFNNLKSSAQITESNLKEIKPGYHKATLVLANGEQVDLEAHQNEMIKSSTSTQINNKNNTLEYLIVDNSNNDSKKAVGVNTLYVPIGGIYKLILPDGSKVWLNSNSTLKYPEVFNTSERRVTLEGEAYFEVVKNKGEFIVSTEKQDITVLGTEFNVSAYKKDDFFSSTLVEGKIELSSDDTNSVVLSPGQRGYLKFDNFKRVYVSEVDVRNYSTWKDGIFYFENEDLATILKRAGRWYGFETKFENLNDIKDILFTGVVKKDAPVKDLLEMISETSGIGYQVHKRNDKIIIEVKVK; encoded by the coding sequence ATGAAAGACAATCAATATAAAATTCAAGATTTTCAAGACCTAATTGAAAAACATCTTGAAGGTAAAATTACTATTGAAGAAGTTAAAAAGCTTGTTAATTATTACGAGAGTTTTCAAGAAACACACGAATGGGTTGAAGAATTAGGGGCTGAAAGTAAGTTGGAAAGCAAAATGCTTATTAATATTTTAGAAACTATTCAAATAGAAAAACCTTCTAAAGTAATTCCTTTATATAAAAAATCATTTTTTAAATATGTCGTTGCAGCTTCTCTGATTGCTATAAGTTTTGGTTTAACTTATTTTAATAATTTAAAATCATCAGCCCAAATTACAGAATCTAATTTAAAAGAAATTAAACCTGGCTATCACAAGGCAACTCTTGTCCTAGCTAATGGTGAACAAGTTGATTTAGAAGCTCACCAAAATGAGATGATTAAATCTTCAACATCAACCCAAATAAATAATAAAAATAATACTCTAGAATACCTCATTGTAGATAACAGTAACAATGATAGTAAAAAAGCGGTAGGAGTAAATACATTATATGTTCCTATAGGCGGTATTTACAAGCTAATCCTTCCTGATGGTTCAAAAGTATGGTTAAATTCAAATTCAACGCTTAAGTATCCTGAAGTATTTAATACTTCAGAAAGACGAGTTACCTTAGAAGGTGAAGCATATTTTGAGGTAGTTAAAAATAAAGGAGAGTTTATTGTGTCTACAGAAAAACAAGATATAACTGTATTGGGTACAGAATTCAATGTAAGTGCTTACAAAAAAGATGATTTTTTCTCATCTACACTGGTTGAGGGAAAAATAGAGTTGTCTTCAGACGATACTAATAGTGTTGTGCTAAGTCCAGGTCAGAGAGGATATTTAAAGTTTGATAATTTTAAGAGAGTATATGTAAGTGAAGTTGATGTAAGAAATTATAGTACTTGGAAAGATGGTATTTTCTATTTTGAGAACGAAGATCTTGCTACCATTTTAAAGAGAGCGGGAAGATGGTACGGTTTTGAAACAAAATTTGAAAACTTAAACGATATAAAAGATATTCTCTTTACTGGTGTTGTGAAAAAAGATGCACCTGTTAAAGATTTATTAGAAATGATTTCAGAAACTTCCGGTATAGGATATCAAGTACATAAAAGGAACGATAAAATTATAATAGAAGTGAAAGTTAAGTAG